A single region of the Lycium barbarum isolate Lr01 chromosome 2, ASM1917538v2, whole genome shotgun sequence genome encodes:
- the LOC132627366 gene encoding peroxidase 12-like produces the protein MASTSLSSFASSLVLFLSVFLSVHFQLTEAQGTQPIVKGLSWTFYDSICPNAESIIRRRLRDVFRQDIGQAAGLLRLQFHDCFVQGCDGSVLLDGSASGPSEKDAPPNLTLRQQAFRIIEDLRRWVHRDCGRVISCADITAIAARDSVFLSGGPDYDLPLGRRDGLNFATRNETLANLPPPSFNTSELLTSLSTKNFTPTDVVALSGGHTIGIGHCISFTNRLYPNQDSSMDKTFANNLKTTCPTSNSTENTTVLDIRSPNKFDNKYYVDLMNRQGLFTSDQDLYTDKRTRGIVTSFAINESLFFEEFVNSVVKMGQLNVLTGTQGEVRGNCSVRNSANYNLLLSSSSVAEETQGTWSEI, from the exons ATGGCTTCAACTAGCCTTTCTTCTTTTGCTTCTTCACTTGTACTCTTCCTTTCTGTTTTTCTTTCAGTCCATTTTCAACTAACAGAAGCTCAAGGTACTCAACCAATTGTGAAAGGTCTTTCATGGACTTTCTATGACTCCATTTGCCCCAACGCTGAATCCATCATCAGGAGGCGGCTCCGGGATGTTTTCCGGCAGGATATCGGCCAGGCTGCCGGCCTTCTTCGCCTTCAATTCCATGATTGCTTTGTCCAG GGTTGTGATGGATCAGTACTATTAGATGGTTCAGCGAGTGGACCAAGTGAGAAAGATGCACCTCCCAACTTGACTTTAAGACAGCAGGCTTTTAGGATCATCGAAGACCTTCGCCGCTGGGTCCATCGGGACTGTGGTAGGGTGATTTCTTGTGCCGATATCACTGCTATTGCTGCTCGCGACTCTGTTTTCTTG TCTGGTGGTCCGGATTATGATCTACCATTAGGAAGAAGGGATGGACTCAACTTTGCAACAAGAAATGAAACCCTAGCCAATCTTCCACCACCTTCATTCAACACAAGTGAACTTCTAACTTCACTTTCCACAAAAAACTTCACCCCCACAGATGTTGTTGCACTTTCTGGTGGCCACACTATTGGTATTGGCCATTGCATTTCTTTCACTAACAGACTTTACCCTAATCAAGATTCATCTATGGATAAAACCTTTGCCAACAACCTTAAAACAACTTGTCCCACCTCCAATTCCACGGAGAACACGACTGTCCTAGACATCCGATCACCTAACAAGTTTGATAACAAGTACTATGTTGATCTCATGAATCGACAAGGACTTTTTACCTCCGATCAAGATTTGTACACGGATAAAAGAACTCGAGGGATTGTTACGAGCTTTGCTATTAATGAGTCACTTTTCTTTGAAGAATTTGTGAATTCCGTGGTCAAAATGGGGCAGTTGAACGTGTTGACAGGTACACAGGGTGAAGTTAGGGGCAATTGTTCGGTCAGGAATTCAGCTAATTATAATTTgctactttcttcttcttctgttgCAGAAGAGACACAAGGAACTTGGTCAGAAATATAA